A genomic region of Phoenix dactylifera cultivar Barhee BC4 unplaced genomic scaffold, palm_55x_up_171113_PBpolish2nd_filt_p 000673F, whole genome shotgun sequence contains the following coding sequences:
- the LOC103698290 gene encoding pentatricopeptide repeat-containing protein At3g16610-like isoform X2 gives MARILLIFESIGGRIRSYPTKRMALLRRLNHLHTQSRSNLIIRPPNNRAKLSSIETTLKTLRLRNSPGDVSTYCKLLDTCIRSKSWVEVKKIHHHILNNSAHITNPSLLERIALAYISCNEIEQARVIFDQIPQPSVFLWNAMIRAYSWKGPFDRAIDLYHRMVDCGIKPNKFTFPFVLKACSGLAALEEGIQIHNHGRRVGLDSDLFVGTALVDMYMKCGCLDDAHEVFNRMPKRDVVAWNAMVTGYALHGMYEEMVGFVLEMQKMGTSPNSSTLVAILPVVGQVQSLKQGKSIHGFCVRRCFHEEDVLVGTALLDMYAKCEYLNYAWRIFDSMTVRNEVTWSAMIGGYVLCDRVIEALWVFDQMMLEGSTNVSPSSFACILRACASFSDSSKGTRVHCYVAKFGYLSDISVSNSLLSMYAKVGSLDDALRFFNEMDPKDTVSYSAIISGCVQNGNAKEALNIFRNMQLSSIEPDAATMVGVLPACSHLAALQHGKCAHGYVTVYGLASEISICNALIDVYAKCGRIDLAREVFDRMSKQDIVSWNTLITGYGIHGLGNEAILLFYTMVADGLLPDDITFICLISACSHSGLVTEGKHWFHAMSQIYGINPRMEHYICMVDLLGRGGFLDEANDLIQKMPFEPDVRVWGALLGACRVHENIELGEKVSKVIHKLGPEGTGNFVLLSNIYSAAGRFDEAAQVRNLQRDKGFKKTPGCSWVEIKGTVHAFIGGDQSHPQSSSIHQKLEDLLVQIKKLGYQADTSFVLQDIEQEDKEHALLYHSEKLAIAFAVLNLRSNEPIFVTKNLRVCGDCHTAIKYITLVTKRAITIRDANRFHHFKDGLCNCGDFW, from the exons ATGGCTCGAATTCTTCTGATATTTGAAAGCATCGGTGGTCGTATCAGGTCTTACCCCACCAAGAGGATGGCATTGTTGAGGAGATTAAACCATTTACACACACAATCCAGATCAAACCTAATCATTCGCCCACCTAATAATCGTGCCAAACTTTCTAGCATCGAGACGACTCTAAAAACACTTCGACTCCGCAACTCTCCAGGAGATGTCAGTACCTACTGCAAGCTTCTAGATACTTGCATTCGCTCCAAATCATGGGTGGAAGTCAAGAAGATCCATCACCACATTCTTAACAACAGTGCTCACATCACAAACCCATCTCTTCTTGAGAGGATTGCTCTTGCGTATATATCTTGCAACGAAATCGAGCAAGCGCGCGTTATCTTTGATCAAATTCCGCAGCCTAGCGTTTTTCTCTGGAATGCCATGATCAGGGCTTACTCTTGGAAAGGTCCATTTGATCGAGCCATCGATCTTTACCACCGTATGGTGGATTGTGGCATCAAACCGAACAAATTTACGTTCCCCTTTGTTCTCAAGGCATGTTCGGGTCTTGCAGCACTAGAGGAAGGCATTCAGATTCATAACCATGGGAGAAGGGTCGGCTTAGATTCTGATCTATTTGTGGGTACTGCTTTGGTTGACATGTACATGAAATGTGGGTGCCTGGATGATGCACATGAAGTGTTCAACAGAATGCCCAAAAGAGATGTCGTTGCATGGAACGCAATGGTCACTGGCTATGCTCTTCATGGAATGTATGAGGAGATGGTTGGTTTTGTCTTAGAAATGCAAAAAATGGGTACAAGTCCGAACTCTTCTACCTTGGTAGCAATTCTTCCTGTGGTTGGACAAGTGCAGTCACTGAAACAAGGGAAAAGCATTCATGGGTTCTGCGTAAGGAGGTGCTTTCATGAGGAAGATGTTCTGGTAGGTACTGCTTTATTGGATATGTATGCAAAATGTGAATACTTGAACTATGCTTGGAGAATATTTGATAGCATGACTGTCAGAAATGAGGTGACTTGGAGTGCAATGATTGGAGGGTATGTACTGTGTGATAGGGTGATAGAGGCCCTGTGggtatttgatcagatgatgCTTGAGGGATCTACTAATGTGTCACCTTCCTCTTTCGCTTGTATTCTTCGAGCATGTGCCAGTTTCTCTGATTCAAGTAAGGGGACAAGGGTACACTGTTATGTGGCTAAATTTGGTTATCTTTCAGACATCAGTGTTTCAAATTCTCTTCTCTCCATGTATGCTAAGGTTGGAAGTCTTGATGATGCTTTGAGGTTTTTCAATGAGATGGATCCAAAAGATACTGTCTCTTATAGTGCAATTATATCAGGATGTGTACAAAATGGGAATGCTAAGGAAGCACTTAATATATTCAGAAATATGCAATTATCTAGTATAGAGCCAGATGCTGCAACGATGGTGGGAGTTCTTCCAGCTTGTTCCCATTTAGCTGCTCTTCAGCATGGAAAATGTGCTCATGGCTATGTCACAGTTTATGGGCTTGCATCAGAGATTTCAATATGTAATGCTCTGATCGACGTGTATGCAAAGTGTGGGAGAATCGACCTTGCTAGGGAAGTTTTTGATAGGATGTCAAAACAGGACATAGTGTCATGGAATACACTGATTACAGGTTATGGAATCCATGGGTTGGGTAATGAAGCTATCTTATTGTTTTATACCATGGTAGCCGATGGTTTACTGCCTGATGACATCACATTTATATGCCTTATATCTGCTTGCAGTCATTCAGGATTAGTTACTGAAGGAAAACACTGGTTTCATGCTATGAGTCAGATCTATGGTATTAACCCAAGGATGGAACACTACATCTGTATGGTTGATCTTTTGGGTCGTGGTGGTTTTTTGGATGAAGCCAATGATTTGATCCAAAAGATGCCATTTGAACCAGATGTTCGTGTGTGGGGTGCCTTGCTTGGGGCATGCCGAGTTCATGAGAACATTGAACTGGGTGAAAAAGTGTCAAAAGTGATACATAAGCTGGGGCCTGAGGGTACTGGTAACTTTGTTCTGTTGTCTAACATATACAGCGCTGCTGGGAGATTTGATGAAGCTGCACAAGTTAGAAACCTGCAGAGGGACAAGGGTTTTAAGAAAACTCCAGGATGCAGTTGGGTTGAGATTAAAGGCACTGTCCATGCTTTTATTGGTGGGGATCAATCACATCCACAGTCATCAAGTATACACCAAAAGTTGGAGGATTTGTTGGTGCAGATCAAGAAATTGGGTTACCAGGCCGATACAAGTTTTGTATTGCAAGATATAGAACAAGAGGACAAGGAGCATGCTCTTCTATACCATAGTGAGAAGCTGGCAATAGCATTTGCAGTTCTCAATCTGAGGTCTAATGAGCCCATATTTGTTACTAAAAATTTGCGTGTCTGTGGTGATTGCCACACTGCCATAAAGTATATCACATTGGTCACAAAAAGAGCTATCACTATACGGGACGCTAATAGGTTTCATCACTTCAAGGATGGACTGTGCAACTGTGGAGATTTTTG GTAA
- the LOC103698290 gene encoding pentatricopeptide repeat-containing protein At3g16610-like isoform X1, whose amino-acid sequence MARILLIFESIGGRIRSYPTKRMALLRRLNHLHTQSRSNLIIRPPNNRAKLSSIETTLKTLRLRNSPGDVSTYCKLLDTCIRSKSWVEVKKIHHHILNNSAHITNPSLLERIALAYISCNEIEQARVIFDQIPQPSVFLWNAMIRAYSWKGPFDRAIDLYHRMVDCGIKPNKFTFPFVLKACSGLAALEEGIQIHNHGRRVGLDSDLFVGTALVDMYMKCGCLDDAHEVFNRMPKRDVVAWNAMVTGYALHGMYEEMVGFVLEMQKMGTSPNSSTLVAILPVVGQVQSLKQGKSIHGFCVRRCFHEEDVLVGTALLDMYAKCEYLNYAWRIFDSMTVRNEVTWSAMIGGYVLCDRVIEALWVFDQMMLEGSTNVSPSSFACILRACASFSDSSKGTRVHCYVAKFGYLSDISVSNSLLSMYAKVGSLDDALRFFNEMDPKDTVSYSAIISGCVQNGNAKEALNIFRNMQLSSIEPDAATMVGVLPACSHLAALQHGKCAHGYVTVYGLASEISICNALIDVYAKCGRIDLAREVFDRMSKQDIVSWNTLITGYGIHGLGNEAILLFYTMVADGLLPDDITFICLISACSHSGLVTEGKHWFHAMSQIYGINPRMEHYICMVDLLGRGGFLDEANDLIQKMPFEPDVRVWGALLGACRVHENIELGEKVSKVIHKLGPEGTGNFVLLSNIYSAAGRFDEAAQVRNLQRDKGFKKTPGCSWVEIKGTVHAFIGGDQSHPQSSSIHQKLEDLLVQIKKLGYQADTSFVLQDIEQEDKEHALLYHSEKLAIAFAVLNLRSNEPIFVTKNLRVCGDCHTAIKYITLVTKRAITIRDANRFHHFKDGLCNCGDFW is encoded by the coding sequence ATGGCTCGAATTCTTCTGATATTTGAAAGCATCGGTGGTCGTATCAGGTCTTACCCCACCAAGAGGATGGCATTGTTGAGGAGATTAAACCATTTACACACACAATCCAGATCAAACCTAATCATTCGCCCACCTAATAATCGTGCCAAACTTTCTAGCATCGAGACGACTCTAAAAACACTTCGACTCCGCAACTCTCCAGGAGATGTCAGTACCTACTGCAAGCTTCTAGATACTTGCATTCGCTCCAAATCATGGGTGGAAGTCAAGAAGATCCATCACCACATTCTTAACAACAGTGCTCACATCACAAACCCATCTCTTCTTGAGAGGATTGCTCTTGCGTATATATCTTGCAACGAAATCGAGCAAGCGCGCGTTATCTTTGATCAAATTCCGCAGCCTAGCGTTTTTCTCTGGAATGCCATGATCAGGGCTTACTCTTGGAAAGGTCCATTTGATCGAGCCATCGATCTTTACCACCGTATGGTGGATTGTGGCATCAAACCGAACAAATTTACGTTCCCCTTTGTTCTCAAGGCATGTTCGGGTCTTGCAGCACTAGAGGAAGGCATTCAGATTCATAACCATGGGAGAAGGGTCGGCTTAGATTCTGATCTATTTGTGGGTACTGCTTTGGTTGACATGTACATGAAATGTGGGTGCCTGGATGATGCACATGAAGTGTTCAACAGAATGCCCAAAAGAGATGTCGTTGCATGGAACGCAATGGTCACTGGCTATGCTCTTCATGGAATGTATGAGGAGATGGTTGGTTTTGTCTTAGAAATGCAAAAAATGGGTACAAGTCCGAACTCTTCTACCTTGGTAGCAATTCTTCCTGTGGTTGGACAAGTGCAGTCACTGAAACAAGGGAAAAGCATTCATGGGTTCTGCGTAAGGAGGTGCTTTCATGAGGAAGATGTTCTGGTAGGTACTGCTTTATTGGATATGTATGCAAAATGTGAATACTTGAACTATGCTTGGAGAATATTTGATAGCATGACTGTCAGAAATGAGGTGACTTGGAGTGCAATGATTGGAGGGTATGTACTGTGTGATAGGGTGATAGAGGCCCTGTGggtatttgatcagatgatgCTTGAGGGATCTACTAATGTGTCACCTTCCTCTTTCGCTTGTATTCTTCGAGCATGTGCCAGTTTCTCTGATTCAAGTAAGGGGACAAGGGTACACTGTTATGTGGCTAAATTTGGTTATCTTTCAGACATCAGTGTTTCAAATTCTCTTCTCTCCATGTATGCTAAGGTTGGAAGTCTTGATGATGCTTTGAGGTTTTTCAATGAGATGGATCCAAAAGATACTGTCTCTTATAGTGCAATTATATCAGGATGTGTACAAAATGGGAATGCTAAGGAAGCACTTAATATATTCAGAAATATGCAATTATCTAGTATAGAGCCAGATGCTGCAACGATGGTGGGAGTTCTTCCAGCTTGTTCCCATTTAGCTGCTCTTCAGCATGGAAAATGTGCTCATGGCTATGTCACAGTTTATGGGCTTGCATCAGAGATTTCAATATGTAATGCTCTGATCGACGTGTATGCAAAGTGTGGGAGAATCGACCTTGCTAGGGAAGTTTTTGATAGGATGTCAAAACAGGACATAGTGTCATGGAATACACTGATTACAGGTTATGGAATCCATGGGTTGGGTAATGAAGCTATCTTATTGTTTTATACCATGGTAGCCGATGGTTTACTGCCTGATGACATCACATTTATATGCCTTATATCTGCTTGCAGTCATTCAGGATTAGTTACTGAAGGAAAACACTGGTTTCATGCTATGAGTCAGATCTATGGTATTAACCCAAGGATGGAACACTACATCTGTATGGTTGATCTTTTGGGTCGTGGTGGTTTTTTGGATGAAGCCAATGATTTGATCCAAAAGATGCCATTTGAACCAGATGTTCGTGTGTGGGGTGCCTTGCTTGGGGCATGCCGAGTTCATGAGAACATTGAACTGGGTGAAAAAGTGTCAAAAGTGATACATAAGCTGGGGCCTGAGGGTACTGGTAACTTTGTTCTGTTGTCTAACATATACAGCGCTGCTGGGAGATTTGATGAAGCTGCACAAGTTAGAAACCTGCAGAGGGACAAGGGTTTTAAGAAAACTCCAGGATGCAGTTGGGTTGAGATTAAAGGCACTGTCCATGCTTTTATTGGTGGGGATCAATCACATCCACAGTCATCAAGTATACACCAAAAGTTGGAGGATTTGTTGGTGCAGATCAAGAAATTGGGTTACCAGGCCGATACAAGTTTTGTATTGCAAGATATAGAACAAGAGGACAAGGAGCATGCTCTTCTATACCATAGTGAGAAGCTGGCAATAGCATTTGCAGTTCTCAATCTGAGGTCTAATGAGCCCATATTTGTTACTAAAAATTTGCGTGTCTGTGGTGATTGCCACACTGCCATAAAGTATATCACATTGGTCACAAAAAGAGCTATCACTATACGGGACGCTAATAGGTTTCATCACTTCAAGGATGGACTGTGCAACTGTGGAGATTTTTGGTGA